The Tumebacillus amylolyticus genome contains a region encoding:
- a CDS encoding NADP-dependent oxidoreductase → MTNRKNRQFLLTSRPVGMPADENFELREVTLPDLEDGQVLVRTLYLSVDPYMRGRMSDAKSYVEPYPLGEVLQGGVVGEIVESKNERWQPGDVVVGLLGWQDFSVSNGRGLLKIDPSVAPISTALGVVGMPGLTAYFGLLEIGQPQEGETVVVSGAAGAVGTIVGQIAKIKGCRVVGIAGDDEKCAYLTHELGFDVAINYKTTADMRAALKEACPNGVDVYFDNVGGEITDAVMSRINFQARIAICGQISQYNLEKPDLGPRVFTQLLKSSALAKGFIVNDYAKQHKEGMQQLGQWVMEGKIKYRENIVDGLENVVEAFLGLFRGDNIGKQLVKVADL, encoded by the coding sequence TTGACGAATCGAAAAAACCGCCAGTTCCTGCTCACCAGCCGTCCGGTCGGGATGCCCGCCGATGAAAACTTTGAACTGCGCGAGGTGACTCTTCCTGACTTGGAGGACGGTCAAGTTCTCGTGCGCACGCTCTATCTGTCTGTTGACCCGTACATGCGCGGTCGCATGAGCGATGCGAAATCGTACGTGGAGCCGTATCCACTCGGCGAAGTCCTGCAAGGGGGCGTCGTCGGGGAAATCGTGGAGAGCAAAAACGAACGCTGGCAACCGGGCGATGTGGTCGTCGGCTTGCTGGGTTGGCAAGATTTCAGCGTCTCCAACGGGCGCGGTCTGTTGAAAATCGACCCGTCCGTCGCGCCGATCTCCACTGCGCTCGGCGTTGTCGGGATGCCCGGTCTGACCGCGTACTTCGGTCTGCTTGAAATCGGCCAACCGCAAGAGGGCGAAACGGTCGTCGTCTCCGGTGCTGCCGGTGCTGTCGGCACGATCGTCGGCCAGATTGCCAAGATCAAAGGCTGCCGTGTGGTCGGGATCGCCGGGGACGACGAGAAGTGCGCGTATCTCACCCACGAACTCGGCTTCGATGTCGCGATTAACTACAAAACCACGGCAGACATGCGCGCTGCGTTGAAGGAAGCCTGCCCGAACGGGGTAGACGTGTACTTTGACAACGTCGGCGGCGAAATCACCGATGCCGTCATGAGCCGCATCAACTTCCAAGCACGCATCGCAATCTGTGGTCAAATCTCCCAGTACAACTTGGAGAAGCCGGACCTCGGCCCGCGCGTGTTCACGCAACTGCTGAAAAGCAGTGCCCTCGCCAAAGGGTTTATCGTCAACGACTATGCCAAGCAACACAAAGAAGGCATGCAACAACTCGGCCAGTGGGTCATGGAAGGCAAGATCAAATACCGCGAGAACATCGTCGACGGACTTGAAAACGTCGTCGAAGCGTTCCTCGGCCTCTTCCGCGGCGACAACATCGGCAAGCAATTGGTCAAAGTTGCAGACCTGTAA
- a CDS encoding CheR family methyltransferase, whose amino-acid sequence MEEFDDVRRDAHDFLEIGEVERIEMQLLMEGIYRLHGFDFKNYSLPFLNRRIQHRMRAEKLHSISALQDKVLHDPKVMERMLNDFSVNVTEMFRDPSFFRAFRQRVVPILREYPYIRIWHAGCSTGEEVYSMAILLHEVGLYQKARLYATDMNEKSLQRAERGEFPLQRMQLYTKNYLNAGGSKAFSEYYSAIHETVAFHPFLRENIVFAQHNLVTDRSFNEFHVIVCRNVMIYFDQSLQNRVHGLFYDSLSDGGILALGSREGLALTKLAVHYEEVDPAEKLYRKIK is encoded by the coding sequence ATGGAAGAGTTTGATGACGTGCGGCGGGACGCTCATGACTTCTTGGAGATTGGAGAAGTCGAGCGTATCGAGATGCAGCTTCTCATGGAAGGAATCTACCGGCTCCACGGATTTGATTTTAAGAATTATTCGTTGCCGTTCCTCAACCGCCGCATCCAGCACCGGATGCGGGCGGAGAAACTGCATTCGATCTCGGCGTTGCAGGATAAAGTCCTGCACGATCCGAAAGTGATGGAACGCATGCTGAACGACTTTTCCGTCAATGTCACGGAGATGTTCCGTGACCCGTCGTTTTTCCGGGCGTTTCGTCAGCGCGTCGTGCCGATCTTGCGCGAGTATCCGTACATCCGCATCTGGCATGCCGGTTGCTCGACGGGCGAAGAAGTCTATTCGATGGCGATCCTCTTGCATGAAGTTGGTTTGTATCAAAAAGCTCGGCTGTATGCGACCGACATGAACGAAAAAAGCCTCCAGCGGGCGGAACGTGGTGAGTTTCCGCTCCAGCGCATGCAGCTTTACACCAAGAACTACCTCAACGCCGGAGGGTCCAAGGCATTTTCAGAGTATTACAGCGCTATACATGAAACAGTGGCGTTCCATCCATTTTTGCGAGAGAACATCGTGTTCGCGCAACATAATTTGGTGACGGACCGCTCGTTTAATGAGTTTCATGTGATTGTTTGCCGCAACGTCATGATCTACTTTGATCAGTCGTTACAAAACCGTGTACACGGGCTGTTCTATGACAGCTTGAGCGACGGGGGCATCCTTGCGCTTGGCAGTCGGGAAGGGCTGGCGCTGACGAAACTCGCCGTTCACTATGAGGAAGTCGATCCAGCTGAGAAGTTGTACCGGAAGATCAAATAA
- a CDS encoding LutC/YkgG family protein, protein MTNKHEMLAKLNEQSQQRQHAFLDGIANRLGRPRLTEKPAHPHRGAPDFWQRYEISEEERVALFVHNWNGLGGIVRRFSEKEALSAFVAEVADTLGAKNLVRWDHELLQDLNVEARLPHVEMTVWNSDDALNLKAKAAGADIGIVVADHAIAQTGTVCVTSDAGKGRSVSLLPTALITIIQVEDLKTRMGEVLTALQTQYGTTLPAGVHFITGPSRSADIENDLTIGVHGPGIVYALLLG, encoded by the coding sequence ATGACGAACAAGCATGAGATGTTGGCGAAACTCAACGAGCAATCTCAGCAAAGGCAACACGCATTCTTGGACGGCATCGCCAACCGTCTCGGACGCCCGCGCCTCACAGAAAAACCGGCACACCCGCATCGCGGCGCGCCTGATTTCTGGCAACGGTACGAAATCTCGGAGGAGGAGCGAGTCGCGCTGTTCGTCCACAATTGGAACGGGCTCGGCGGCATCGTCAGACGTTTTTCGGAAAAAGAGGCGCTGTCGGCGTTCGTCGCAGAAGTTGCGGACACCCTCGGCGCGAAGAATCTCGTGCGCTGGGATCATGAGCTGTTGCAAGACCTCAACGTAGAAGCCCGGCTCCCGCATGTGGAGATGACTGTCTGGAACTCGGACGACGCTCTGAACTTGAAAGCCAAGGCAGCCGGAGCTGACATCGGAATCGTCGTCGCCGATCATGCCATCGCACAAACCGGAACGGTCTGCGTCACCTCGGACGCGGGCAAGGGCCGTTCCGTCTCTCTCTTGCCAACCGCTCTGATCACGATCATCCAAGTAGAAGACCTCAAAACGCGCATGGGCGAAGTGCTGACCGCTCTGCAAACGCAATACGGCACAACACTTCCCGCAGGTGTCCACTTCATCACGGGGCCAAGTCGCTCGGCAGACATCGAGAATGACTTGACCATCGGGGTACACGGACCGGGAATCGTCTACGCACTGCTCTTGGGGTAA
- a CDS encoding ATP-binding protein, with protein sequence MNIKTKLYTGFGAVLALVILMLLLVLNMLSNLNGSMNDIVKDRYAKLKNVTAVRYEISNINRELYSLVLDNKQSALDTTVQDITASKTREEQAMQLLEKSVEIDDAKTYVAQLRTQSISFDRNLNRLIEMARAGQHEDAVALLQGNLQIDRIALFDTVEQLKAVQENRMETALQDATKTYNLAVKFTVGLILFSLIVGGFIAFGVVRSTTGSLRYVASVITRVTEGSKEDLPRIEVKTQDEVGEISKAFNAMAEALEDHARHEREFQAAIQEQSWLKTKFAEITTMYQGVQDLQSLAGLLMSKLAPLVSASYGVFYLREGVRDQQRLVKLAAYADNEQDLAAEGFRIGEGLVGQCAQENRAILLTDIPDGYIRITSGLGSATPTCILVLPVEYEGQVRAVIELASFEPFTDSQRTLLNQVVENVGTTINSIAYHMQVEKLLKESQAMTEELQSQSEELQLQQEELKTINEKLEEQYNNSETKTRELQKTKVDLEDKARQLVLSSKYKSEFLANMSHELRTPLNSLLILAQMLAENVDGNLSQKQIDFANTIHASGNDLLNLINDVLDLSKVESGKMDVHLEEILLEDVRRFAERQFEPLARQKGLAFTVNVHANVPGAVYTDEVRLQQIVKNLLSNAFKFTEAGGVHLDIRLAENRAFAEGTPLAQSPSVLAISVTDTGIGIPKSKQEVIFEAFRQADGTTSRKYGGTGLGLSISREIAQLLGGTLEVISVEGRGSTFTFYLPTEYQPTQGVTSAALFDANEEAEVAVTLADAETEISTPDNVTAAECPLEGKKVLLVDDDMRNIFALTTALEAQQMKVIFAENGREGVEMLRENLDVDLVLMDIMMPEMDGYEAMRLIRQIPGGEDLPIIALTAKAMKNDRAKCIDAGASDYISKPLNLEQLFSLMRVWLYR encoded by the coding sequence ATGAACATTAAAACAAAGCTCTACACAGGGTTTGGAGCGGTCCTTGCGTTGGTGATTTTGATGCTGTTGTTGGTTTTGAACATGCTCAGCAACTTGAACGGCAGCATGAATGACATCGTGAAGGACCGCTATGCGAAGCTAAAAAACGTAACGGCTGTGCGGTACGAAATCAGCAACATCAACCGTGAACTCTACTCTTTGGTGTTGGACAACAAGCAGAGTGCCCTGGACACGACGGTGCAAGACATTACCGCTTCCAAGACGCGGGAAGAACAAGCGATGCAACTCCTTGAAAAATCTGTGGAGATTGACGATGCCAAGACATACGTCGCCCAACTCCGCACGCAGAGCATCTCGTTTGACCGGAATCTCAACCGCTTGATCGAAATGGCGCGCGCCGGTCAACATGAGGACGCCGTGGCGTTGTTGCAAGGCAACTTGCAGATTGATCGGATCGCGTTGTTCGATACGGTGGAGCAGTTAAAAGCCGTGCAGGAAAACCGGATGGAGACTGCGTTGCAGGACGCGACCAAAACCTACAACTTGGCTGTAAAATTCACGGTGGGCTTGATTTTGTTCTCGCTGATCGTCGGCGGCTTCATTGCATTCGGGGTTGTGCGCAGCACGACCGGTTCCCTGCGCTATGTCGCATCGGTCATCACCCGCGTCACAGAAGGGTCCAAGGAAGACTTGCCGCGCATCGAAGTGAAAACGCAGGACGAGGTCGGTGAAATCTCCAAAGCTTTCAACGCCATGGCGGAGGCTCTGGAAGACCACGCCCGCCACGAGCGCGAGTTCCAAGCGGCCATCCAAGAGCAAAGCTGGTTGAAGACCAAGTTTGCCGAGATCACGACGATGTACCAAGGCGTGCAAGACCTGCAATCGCTCGCCGGTTTGCTGATGTCGAAGCTCGCACCTTTGGTTTCGGCCAGCTATGGAGTCTTCTATCTAAGAGAAGGAGTCCGCGACCAACAGCGTCTGGTGAAGTTGGCGGCGTACGCCGACAACGAACAAGACCTCGCAGCAGAGGGCTTCCGCATCGGCGAAGGCTTGGTCGGTCAATGTGCGCAGGAGAATCGCGCCATTCTGCTGACCGACATCCCGGACGGGTACATACGCATCACCTCGGGACTGGGTTCCGCCACTCCCACTTGTATCTTGGTCCTGCCCGTTGAGTACGAAGGTCAAGTGCGGGCCGTGATCGAGTTGGCGTCGTTCGAACCCTTCACGGACAGCCAACGCACCCTGCTCAACCAAGTGGTGGAAAACGTCGGCACCACGATCAACTCGATCGCCTACCACATGCAAGTGGAAAAACTGCTCAAAGAATCGCAGGCGATGACCGAAGAGTTGCAAAGCCAGTCCGAAGAATTGCAACTCCAACAGGAAGAACTCAAAACGATCAACGAAAAGCTGGAGGAGCAATACAACAACTCCGAGACGAAAACCCGCGAGTTGCAGAAAACCAAAGTGGACTTGGAAGACAAGGCCCGCCAATTGGTGCTCTCCTCGAAGTACAAGTCGGAATTCCTCGCCAACATGTCGCATGAATTGCGGACTCCGCTGAACTCGCTGTTGATCCTCGCCCAGATGCTGGCGGAGAATGTGGACGGCAACTTGAGTCAGAAGCAGATCGACTTTGCGAATACCATCCATGCTTCCGGCAACGACTTGCTGAACTTGATCAACGACGTCCTCGATCTCTCCAAAGTGGAATCGGGCAAGATGGACGTTCATTTAGAAGAAATTCTGCTCGAAGACGTGCGACGGTTCGCAGAACGACAATTCGAACCTCTCGCCCGTCAAAAAGGGCTTGCTTTCACCGTGAACGTTCACGCCAATGTGCCGGGCGCCGTCTACACAGACGAAGTGCGACTCCAACAGATCGTGAAAAACTTGCTCTCCAACGCGTTCAAGTTCACCGAAGCGGGCGGGGTACACCTCGACATTCGCCTCGCAGAAAACCGAGCATTTGCAGAAGGCACGCCCTTGGCGCAATCGCCGTCCGTGCTGGCGATTTCCGTCACCGACACCGGGATTGGCATCCCGAAATCCAAGCAAGAAGTGATCTTCGAAGCGTTCCGTCAAGCGGACGGCACCACATCCCGCAAGTACGGCGGCACGGGACTCGGCCTCTCGATCTCCCGCGAGATCGCGCAACTCTTGGGCGGAACTCTGGAAGTGATCTCGGTCGAGGGCCGTGGTTCCACGTTCACATTCTATCTGCCAACTGAGTATCAACCGACGCAAGGCGTAACGAGTGCGGCGCTTTTTGACGCAAACGAAGAGGCGGAAGTGGCCGTCACGCTCGCAGACGCTGAAACTGAGATTTCGACCCCCGACAACGTGACGGCTGCAGAATGCCCCTTGGAAGGGAAAAAAGTGTTGCTGGTCGATGACGACATGCGCAACATCTTCGCGTTGACGACCGCGCTGGAAGCTCAGCAGATGAAAGTGATCTTTGCAGAAAACGGGCGCGAAGGCGTGGAGATGCTCCGCGAGAACCTCGACGTGGACTTGGTGCTGATGGATATTATGATGCCGGAGATGGATGGATATGAGGCGATGCGCTTGATCCGCCAGATACCGGGCGGGGAAGACCTGCCGATCATCGCCTTGACAGCCAAAGCGATGAAAAACGACCGGGCGAAGTGCATCGACGCCGGGGCATCCGATTACATCTCCAAACCGTTGAATTTGGAGCAGTTGTTCTCGTTGATGCGGGTGTGGTTGTATCGGTAA